CAATCCGCTGAACGCCGTCGGCCGCGTGATCATCGACGGCAACCCGCTGCCGCAGGCGCCGCGCTGGACCTTCAACGCGACCGCCCGCTACGGCGTGCCGTTCCGCGATGGCGAGCTGTACGTCTTCACCGACTGGTCGTACCGCAGCAAGATCAACTTCTTCCTGTACGAGGCGACCGAGTTCACCGGCGCGCCACTGACCGAAGGCGGCGTGCGCGTCGGCTATATCTTCGGCAACGGCAAGTACGAAGTCGCTGCATTCGGCCGCAATATCCTCGACCAGCGCCGTATCACCGGCGCCATCGACTTCAACAACCTGACCGGCTTCACCAACGAGCCGCGCCAGTGGGGCATGCAGTTCAAGGGCAATTTCTGATCATTCAGATCGCCTGATCCCGAACCGAGAGGCCGCGCATTGCGCGGCCTTTTTTTCGTTCTGAGGGCCTGGATGTGACAAAAATGCCGTAAGTGTGACATGAACGATGATCTACTAATTACCTTATTCGCAATGCATATGTGTTCAATATCTTAATCGTGGCATGAAATATTCTGTGTAATTAAAAAATCGCCGAACAAATCATGTATTTGAAAAAATCGACGATTTAACCGTTGTATGCACGCCGAAAACGGTTGGAAATTGCGCTGACGACTCTTCCTTTCGCGCTACGCTGGGCTCGCCGCAATCAGACGGCACCGGCACTGCCGGTTCACAACGACACAAGCAAACCATCGCTTGACGGAAAATCTTGGATAAGGAAGAACCATGAAGCAAACGCATTCGATTCGTCCGACCGTATTGAAGATGTGTGCAGCGCTCGCGCTCGCGCTGGGTTCCGCCTCGGCCTTCGCGGCCGCAGGCGATGCCGGCGCCGGCGCACCGCAGTTCATCGTGGAGACCGACCGCATCATCGTGAAGTACCGCGATTCCAAGGCCGCCGCCAACGGCGCCATGGCGAAAGTCGCCGCCCTGAGCAGCGACCGCAAATCGAAGCTCGACCGCGCCGGCCAGCAGTTCGGCGTGGTGGTGAGGGAAAGCCATGCCATCTCGACCGGAGCCCAGGTGTTCAAGCTCGATCGCAAGCGCCACCTGAAGGAAGTGCAGTCGCTGGCGGCCGAGATGATGGCGCGCGACCCGGCCATCGAGTACGCCGAGCCGGACCGCATCATGACCCATATGGCGACGCCGACCGACCCGCGCTATACCGACCAGTGGCACTACTTTGAGGCCGCCGGCGGCCTGCGCCTGCCGACCGCCTGGGACAAGTCGACCGGCAGCGGCGTGGTGGTGGCGGTGATCGATACCGGCTACCGGCCGCACGCCGACCTGTCCGGCCAGCTGCTGGCCGGCTATGACTTCATCAGCACCGCCGCCATCGGCAACGACGGCAATGGCCGCGACAGCGATGCCAGCGATCCGGGCGACGCCGTGGTGGCAGGCGAATGCGGCGGCGGCCAGCCGACGCGCGACCAGGGCTCGAGCTGGCACGGCACCCACGTCGCCGGCACGGTGGCGGCGCGCACCAACAACGGCGCCGGCGTCGCCGGCGTGGCGTACAACGCCAAGGTCGTCCCGGTGCGCGTGCTGGGCAAGTGCGGCGGCTATACCTCGGACATCGCCGACGCCATCACCTGGTCGTCGGGCGGCAGCGTGTCGGGCGTGCCGGCCAATGCCAACAAGGCGCGCGTGCTGAACCTGTCGCTGGGCGGCGGCGGCGCCTGCGACTCGACCACCCAGAACGCGATCAACGGCGCGCGCTCGCGCGGTGCGGTGGTGGTGGTCGCGGCCGGCAACGACGCCGTCAACGTCAGCAACGCCAGCCCGGCCAACTGCTCGGGCGTGATCGCGGTGGCGGCCACCGGCCGCACCGGCGGGCGCGCTTCCTACTCGAACTACGGCAACCTGGTCGACGTGGCGGCGCCGGGCGGCGACGGTGCGTATGGCGTGCTGTCGACGCTCAACACCGGCACCGGCGCGCCGGCCTCGGACAGCTATGCGGCCTACCAGGGCACCTCGATGGCCACCCCGCACGTGGCCGGCGTGGCGGCGCTGATGCTGGCGCTGAACGCCAACCTGACGCCGGACGACATCGAGAGCAAGCTGAAGTCGACCGCGCGCGCCTTCCCGGCCAGCTGCTCGGGCTGCGGCACCGGCATCGTGGACGCCACCGCGGCGGTCAACTCGGCCAGCACCGGCGGCACGCCCGCCACGACCCTGGCCGAGAGCGAGTCGAACAACACGATCGCCACCGCCAACCTCGTCAGCTCGGGCAATACGACGGTGAACGGCAATATGGGCTCGACCAGCGATACGGATTACTTCCGCGTCGACCTGCCGGCGGGTAAGACGCTGAGCGCGATCCTGACCCCGGGCCTGGGCAGCGCCGACTACGACCTGTATGTGTACAACAGTTCGGGCACGCAGCTGGGGACCAGCCAGAACGGGGCGGGCGCGGTCGATAGCGTCAGCTCGGCCAACACCGGCAGCAGCACGGCGACCCGCTATGTGCGCGTGACCTACTACAGCGGCGGCACCGGCGCTACCAATGGCAAGTACGCGCTGAAGCTCAGCTGGTAATCGCCTCGTCCGGATGACGGGCACGCGCGGCGTCGGTCGCGCGTTTTTTTTGCCGGTACATCCCCGGCGCGCAACCGCTGCTGCGCTTGAACGCGGCGCTGAACGCGCTCTCGGACGCGTAGCCGAGACGCCAGGCGATCGTCGCCACCGGCGTGTCTTCCGCGCGCAGCGCCTGGCGCGCCAGCCGCATGCGCCAGGCCTGCAGGTACTGCAGCGGCGCCATGCCGACCAGCTGGCGGAAACGCAGCGCCAGCGCCGAGCGCGACATCGCGACTTCCTGCGCCAGTGCCTCGACGCTCCAGCGCCGTTCGGGCGCGCCGTGCAGCAGGCGCAATGCGGCGCCGATCTTCTGGTCGGCCAGGGCGGCGAGCCAGCCGTGTTGGGCGCTGCCTGGCTCACGCAGGGCCTGCACCAGCGCGATGCGCGCCAGCCCGTCGGTGACCAGGCGCGCTCCCGCATCCGGCGCATTCGCTTCCTTGCCATACAACGCCAGCAGCGCGCGCAACGCCGGCGCGGCCTGCGCATCGGCGCGGATGTGCAGCTCGGGCGGCACCACCTGCTCCAGCAGGTCGCGTTGCAAAGCGTCGAATTCGAAGCGGCCGGCGATCATGTCCATGCGATCCGCTCCATCCGGATCGCCCCACATCATGGTATCGCCGCGCAGCGCCGCGAAATGGGCCACGCCATCCTGCGCCGGCAGTGCCGGATCGGTGGCGGCGATATATGGCCGGCCGCTGCGCATCAGCAGACAGTCGCCGGCCTCGAGCCGGTAGGGCTGCGCGTCGCCCTCGACCTGCACGTACAAGTCGCCGCGCAGCAGGGCGATGAATTTCAGGTAGGGATAGGCCGGAAAGCGCAGCGCCCACGGGCCGCCGGCCGTCATGCGCAATGCCGCGCCGCTGCGGACCTCGAGCAGGGCCAGCACGTCGGAAAGGGGATCGGAAGCGGGTTCTGGACGGTCGCGCATGAACGGTGGAGGACGCAGCATGGTGGGCCGCGCCGCCCGATTCTACACTGGCCCCATCGCTTCGTTTAAAAGGTCCCCCTCATGCAATACCGACGACTCGGCAACTCCGGCATCATCGTCTCGCGCCTGTGCCTGGGCGCCATGACCTTCGGCGGCGCCGCCACGCCGCCCTACGACAAGGTCGGCGGCCTCGACCTGGCCGCCACCGAGCGCCTGGTGGGTTCGGCGCTGGACGCCGGCATCAACTTCATCGACACCGCCGACGTGTATGCCGACGGCGAATCCGAAAGCCTGCTAGGGCAGGCGCTGGCAGGGCGGCGCGAGCAGGTGGTGCTGGCCACCAAATTCCACGCGCCGATGGGCAAGGGTCCGAACGACGCCGGCCAATCGCGCCTGCACTTGACGCGCGCGCTCGAGGCCAGCCTGCGGCGCCTGCGCACCGACCACATCGACCTGTACCAGATCCATAACGTCGACGAACTCACGCCGATGGAAGAAACCCTGCGCGCGCTCGACGACGCGGTGCGGGCCGGGAAGATCCGCTACATCGGCTGCTCGAATTTATCGAGCTGGCAGACCGCCAAGGCGCTCGGCCTGTCGCAGTTGCACGGCTGGTCGTCGTATGTGTCGGTGCAGGCCTGCTATTCGCTGGCGGTGCGCGACGTCGAGCGCGAGATCCTGCCGCAGGTGCAGGACGCGAACCTCGGCCTGATGGCCTGGAGCCCGCTGGCCGGCGGCCTGTTGTCCGGCAAATTCGACCGCGCCGGCAGCAGCGATCGGGATGCACGCCGCATCCATATCGACTTTCCGCCGATCGCGCCGGAGCACGGCTACACCGTGATCGATGCCGTCAGGCGCGTGGCGGCCCGGGTCGACGCCACGCCGGCCCAGGTGGCGCTGGCCTGGCTGCTGGGGCGGCCCGGCGTGACCACCGCCATCGTCGGCGCGCGTCGGCCGGCGCAGTTGCAGGACAACCTGGGGGCGCTCGAGCTGGCGCTGTCAGGCCAGGACCTGCAGGAACTCGACGCCGCCAGCAGCCTGCCGGCCTTCTATCCGGGCTGGGTGCAGGCGCTGACCAACGTCCACCGCAACGGCTACCTGGCGCGCTAGCGGCTTGCGCCAAACGGGATTTCGGACGATACTGTATGCAATTACAGTAGTCCTCCCCACGCGGGGCGGTCTCTAAGGTGAATGCCCCGGTCCGAAAAATCATCCACTGCGATTGCGATTGCTTTTATGCGTCGGTCGAGATGCGCGACGACCCGTCGTTGCGCGGCCGTCCGCTGGCGGTCGGCGGCCGTCCCGACCAACGCGGCGTGGTCGCGACCTGCAACTACGAGGCGCGCCGCTACGGCATCCATTCGGCGATGGCCACCGCCACCGCCATCAAGCTGTGTCCCGACCTGCTGGTGATTCCGCCGGCGATGGAGAAGTACCGCATCGCCTCGCGCCAGATCATGGACATCTACCAGGACTATACCGAGCTGGTAGAACCGCTCTCGCTCGACGAAGCCTATCTCGATGTCACCGATTCGCCGCACTGCAAGGGCAGCGCGACCCTGATTGCGCAAGAGATCCGGCGCCGCATCTTCGAGATCGTCGGCATCACCGCCTCGGCCGGCGTGGCGCCGAACAAGTTCGTGGCCAAGATCGCCAGCGACTGGAACAAGCCCGACGGGCTGTTCCTGGTGCGGCCCGATGAAGTCGACGCCTTCGTCGCGGCGCTGCCGGTCAAGAAGCTGCATGGCGTGGGCAAGGTGACGGCCGAAAAGATGAACCGGCTCGGCCTGCAGACCTGCGCCGACCTGCGCACGTGGAGCATGGACAGGCTGCAGGAACACTTCGGCAGCTTCGGGGCGCGGCTGCATGATCTCAGCCGCGGCATCGATCACCGCGAAGTGAACGTGTCGCGCGAGCGCAAGTCGATCAGCACCGAAGAAACCTATACGCCCGACGTACCCGACCTGGCCGCCTGCCTGGCCCTGCTGCCCGATCTGCACGAACACCTGCTGGGCCGCATCAAGCGGGCGAATGCCGAAAAATTCATCAACAAGCTGTTCGTAAAAATTAAATTTTCGGACTTCCAGCAGACGACGGTCGAGTGCGTGGGTTACGCGCCACATATTCCGACCTATGCGCGACTGATGGAAACCGGCTGGGCCCGCGCCAGCCGCCCCGTGCGTCTGCTGGGCGTGGGCGTGCGCCTGGGCGACACCGAAATAGTCGAGCAATTGCGGCTGTTCGACGATGTTCTGGACGAATCGACAAGGTCCTGAGCTTTTTATGCGACGTTGCCATGTAGCAGCGTAGAATATCGATCCTTTGAAATACTGACACAACCGGAAAACCTATGTGGTTCAAGAATCTACAGATTTACCGTCTGCCGGCCCCATGGGCCTACACCCCTGAACAACTGGAAAAAGCCCTCGAGCCGCAGAGCTTCGTGCCTGCCACCAGCAATGAATTGCTGCGCCAGGGCTGGGACAAACCGCGCCCGAACGGCGGCCTGGTGCACGTGGTGAACAAGCAGATGCTGATCATGCTGGGCACCGAAAAGAAACTGCTGCCGGCATCGGTCATCAACCAGGTGGCCAAGGCCAAGGCGGCCGAGCTGGAAGAGCAGCAGGGTTTCCCGCCTGGTAAGAAGGCGATGAAGGAACTGAAAGAGCGCGTGGCCGACGAACTGCTGCCGCGCGCGTTTACCCTGCGCAGCAATGTCTGGACCTGGATCGACCCGGTCAATGGCTGGCTGGTGGTCGATGCCGCGAGCCCGGCCAAGGCCGACGACATCGTGAAAATGCTGCTCAAGGCCGTCGACAAGATGCCGCTCGAATCGCTGCGCGTGCAGAAATCGCCGGTGGCCGTGATGACCGGCTGGCTGGAAGCCGATGAAGCGCCATACGGCTTCACGATCGACCAGGACACCGAGCTGCGCGCGACCGGCGAAAGCCGCGCCGCCGTGCGCTATGTGAAGCACACGCTGGAACCGGACGATATTCGTCGCCACATCGCCGCCGGCAAGCAGTGCACCCGCTTGGCCATGACCTGGAACGACCGCGTCAGCTTCGTGCTGACCGAATCGCTGGCGATCAAGGGCATCAAGCCGCTGGACGTGATCAAGGAAGGCGAGAGCCCGACGTATAACGATGATGAGCGGTTCGATAACGACATCATGTTGATGACGGGTGAGCTGGCCAAGTTGCTGGCCGATGTGGTTGACGCACTGGGCGGCGAAGCCAAGGCGTAATCCGTTTACCCCTGGTGCGATGTTGTGGGGGGGGGGGGGGGCCCNGAGCTGGCCAAGTTGCTGGCCGATGTGGTTGACGCACTGGGCGGCGAAGCCAAGGCGTAATCCGTTTACCCCTGGTGCGATGTTGTGGGGTGGACGGCTCGCCGTCCACCCCACGTGGTCGTATTATTTTGCGGCTGCGACTTCTTCGCTGGTGGCCGGTTCCGTCTTCCGACCCGCATCCCCACCATTCTCCAGCTCTCCGCTGGTATACGTCGCCCCCTGCCGATCCTCATGCGGCGCCGGCCGGTTCGGCAACGGCGGCAGCGCCTTCGCCTTCTCCAGGTCAATCCCGGCGATCTCCGCCACGCGGCGGCCGTAATCCTCGTCGCAATGCCACAGATGCCACACCATGCGTAGCTGGATCGGTTCCGGGCACTGTTTCAGGTCGCCCCCGACGTTGTTGACCAGGTCGTCGCGCTCCCAATCCTCGAAGGTCCGATAACGCGCGCCAGCCTGCTTGTAATCGTCGCGCGTAGTCGTGGTCTGGTAGCGGCCCAGGTGGCCTTCGACCCACGGCCGGTATTCGTAACCCGGCGTATCGGCCTCCTGGTAGCCACCGACCAGGCTCGGCTCGTAGTTGATGTGCTTGTTCTCGCCATCGCCATCCACATAGAACGTCATCTGGCCGTCGCGCTGGTTGGTTTGGGCCTTGGCTTTTTCTTGTGGTGCGTTGATTGGCAATTGCAGGTAGTTCGGCCCCACGCGGTAGCGCTGGGTGTCCGAATACGATAGCGTCCGCCCCTGCAGCATCTTGTCGTCCGAGAAGTCGACGCCGTCGACCAGCACGCCGGTACCGAAGGCCGACTGCTCGGTTTCGGCGAACACATTGTCCGGGTTCTTGTTCAGCACCATGCGGCCCACCGGCAGCAGCGGGAACTGGTCTTCGGGCCAGCGCTTGGTATCGTCGAGCGGGTCGAAATCGAGCTCGGGATGCGGGCCGTCGGCCATGATCTGCACGCAGAATTCCCACTCGGGATAATCGCCGCGTTCGATCGCATCGTACAGGTCGCGCGTGGCGTGGCTGGTGTCGCGGCCCTGGATCTCGGCGGCCTGTTGCGCCGTCAGGTTGCGTACCCCCTGCCTGGGCTGCCAGTGGAATTTGACCAGGTGGGCAATGCCCTTGTCGTTGACCAGTTTATAGGTGTTGACGCCCGAGCCTTCCATCTGGCGATAGTTGGCAGGAATGCCCCATGGGCTCTTGACCCAGGTGACCATGTGCAGCGCTTCGGGATGGCTACAGATGAAGTCGTAGAAGCGCCATGGCTCTTGCTGGTTGGTGACGGGATCGGGTTTGAAGGCGTGGATCATGTCCGGGAACTTGATCGCATCGCGGATGAAGAACACCTTGAGGTTATTGCCCACCAAATCCCAGTTGCCATCGACGGTCTTCAGCTTGACCGCGAAGCCGCGCGGATCGCGTGCGGTTTCAGGCGATTCCTTGGCGCCGATCACGGTCGAGAAGCGAACGAATACCGGGGTCTGCACACCGGTCTCGTTGAGCACGCGCGCACAGGTATATTTGCAGGCCGGTTCGTCGCCGATCTTGCCGTAGGCTTCGAAGTAGCCGTGGGCGCCGGTGCCGCGCGCATGCACGACGCGCTCGGGGATGCGTTCGCGGTCGAAGTGGGTGATCTTCTCGATGAACTGGTAGTTCTCGAGCGTGGCCGGACCACGTTCGCCGACCGAGCGCAGGGACTGGTTATCGCGGACTGGATGGCCTTGCCGGGTGGTTAGCGTGGGACGCTGTTCGCTCATGGCTTTCTCCTTTGAAGCGGTGTCAGAGAAAGCCAGTATAGAAAGTCGGGCAGCAAGGCAGCGCGCGGCTGCCTTCGCTTTTAATCCTTATCAAAAGGACCGTGGAACTATCGCTTACAGCTGCTGGAACACGCCTTCGCTGCGGTTCTTGGTCACGTTATCCCATGGGAAAACCTGGCCATTCATGGCGACGTAGACGCCGGCCGGCAAGGCCTGCGCCACGCCGCAGGCAAAGCCCAGGTTGAACAGCGCGTCCGAGTTGGTAATGGAATACGGGATCATGGCGCCGGTCAGCACGATGGTCTGGTCGAGCTTGGCGGCGCCGAGGACGGCGGCCGTCTCGCGCATGGTGTCGGTGCCGTGGACGATCACGATCGCCTTCTCGCTGGCGGCCTTGCAGGTGGCCAGCACGCGCTCGCGGTCGGCGTCCTGCATGTCGAGCGAATCGAGCAGCGGCAGCACGTCGAGCGCGACCGGCACCGTCATGCGGCTGCGCTTGATCACCTCTGGCAAATGGCTTTCAGCAAAGCCAAGCACGCCGTTCAATTCATTGTAATGCTTGTCGAAAGTGCCACCGGTGGCGATGAGTCGCAAAGTCATGTTGGTTTATCCACTCGCAGAAAAAAGGTGCGTCATGATAGCCGCAAACGGTAGTGTATCCGACCCTGAAGCGCTAGAATCGTCCGGATTGGATGAGTACACCGATCGTTTTCCTTCCCTCTCTTTTCCCCTGACCATGAAAGCAGTCGCACCCGGCACCGTCATCTTCCACCGTCATCGCGGCTATGGCGTGATCACCCACGTCAACCTGCTCACCGGCTGGATCTCGGCGCGTTTCAACGACGAGGCGCGCGCGCTCGACCTGAACCTGTCGAGCGACGAAGTGCAGCATGCCGACGGCGAACCGATCCTGTTCCGGCGCGCGCCGCCAGACCGCATGCCGCATGCGCGCCTGATGGCCGTGGTCCGTGCATTGCACGAGGCCGGCTACCAGAAGCTGTACCTGTATTCGTGGCCCAAGCCGTCCGGCCTGCACTGGCGCTGGCATCTGTTCACCGGGCCGCGCAACTGGATGCAGCGCACCTGGCGCGAAGGCTGGTATGGCTCGGGCGCCGACTACAACAACAATCCCGTGATGGGCTGGGGCGACGTGCCCGGCGCTACTACCGATGAACTGATCCACGCGCTGGCGAAATTCGATCCGCAGGGATTGGCGCAGGCGCTGGGCCGCGACGAAGACCATACCGCCTGGTTCGCGCAAGCCTGCGAGCTGCTGCTGCCGGGCTATATGTACAGCCTCAATATGGAACGTCCCGCGGGCGGCGGCCTGGTCGAAGCGCCGCCGGTGCCGATCGTGCCGGTGCGCGCCGGCCTCAAGCCTTATACGGGCCGCGACATCGGCTGGCCGCCGGGCTGGGCCGGGCTCTGGACCGGCACCCATGTGATGCCGGCGCCAAAGGTCAATCTCACGGGCGAGCCCGAGCTGCGCTGAAATCGTTCAGCGCTTGCCCAGCGCTTCCGGATTGAGGATATTGCTCGGTTCGCCTTGCGCGAACTTCACGATGTTCGCGAACGCCGCCTGGAAATAAATTTTGTAGCTGTCTTTTTCGACATAGCCCAGGTGCGGGGTCGCCAGCACGGTCGGGATGCGCAGCAGGGGCGCATCCTGGGCCAGGGGTTCGCTGGTGAACACGTCCAGCGCCGCGGTGCCGGGGCGACCTTGTTTCAAGGCTTGCTCGAGCGCGCCCTCCGCCACCAGTTCGGCGCGGCTGGTGTTGACGAAGAGCGCGTCCGGCTTCATGCGCGCCAGGTCGCTGGCGGTGACGATGCCGCGCGTCGATTCGGCCAGCCGCAGGTGCAGGCTCAACACGTCGGCCTGTTCGAACAGCGCGTCGCGCGAGGACGCCGCCTCGAAGCCGTCGGCAATCGCTGCCGCGCGGCTGGCCTCGCTGCCCCAGACCAGTACACGCATCCCGAAGGCGCGCGCATAGCCGGCCACCAGCTTGCCGATCTTGCCGTAGCTCCAGAGGGCAAGGGTACGACCGTGCAAGACCCGTCCGACACCGTTCAGCACGGGATTGACCGACGCCGTCTGCCACAAGCCATCTTTCAGATTATTTGCATAGGGCACGATCTTGCGGCTGGCCGCCATGATCAGGGCCCAGGTCAGCTCGGCCGGCGCAATCGGCGAGCCGACGCCCTCGGCAATGGCGATGCCGTGTCCGGTCGCGGCGGCCACGTCGATATGGCCGCTGACCTTGCCCGTCTGCGAAATCAGCTTCAGGTTCGGCAGCTTGCCCAATAAACTGGCGGGAAAGGCGGTGCGTTCGCGGATCAGCACCAGGGCGTCGAATGGCGCCAGGCGAATCGCCAACTGGCCGAGTCCACGGGTGGAATTCTGGAAGACCTTGACCTCATGGCCGTCGAGCAGTCGGAAGCAGTCAAGACTGCGCACGGCGTCCTGATAATCGTCAAGAATCGCGATTTTCATCGGTGTTGTCACAGTTATATCAATTAAACGTAAACAAATAACACGATAGGGCAGATGCCCAAATAGCCTACTACATTACTAGGGTATTTCTCCTACTTTTTTGTAATAGAAGAGCCCGAAATGCGGTTTTACGGGTGTACAATCGGCGCAGAACTTAAGGGAATGACACGTATCCAACGGTGCTCATGAGTCGCACCGATCAGCCTTGCCAGAGGCTGCCGACCCGACCGCTGATCCATCGCGATCCTGACGCCATACCGCTTGCCCACCGTCGATCCCGACCGCAGGGCGCCCCGGCCAACCGACGATCCAGACCAGCGATCCACCCGAATTCTTAATTGGCATTTGGAGGTATCCCCCATGAACCAGCCCGTGATGGGCGGCGTCGCCGCACTGAACGTTCCAGCTTACATCAAACACCAAAAGCTCATCAATTGGGTGGCAGAAATTGCCGCCCTGACCAAGCCTGACAGCATCTACTGGTGCGACGGCTCGGAAGAAGAGTACGACCGCCTGTGCGCACAGATGGTCGAAGCGGGCACGATGAAGAAGCTCAATCCGGCCAAGCGTCCGAACTCCTACCTGGCCTGGTCCGATCCGTCGGACGTGGCGCGCGTCGAAGACCGCACTTTCATCTGCTCGACCACCAAGGAGCAGGCCGGCCCGACCAATAACTGGATGGAGCCGGCCGAGATGCGCCGCACCCTGCACGGCCTGTTCGATGGCTGCATGGCCGGCCGTACCCTGTACGTGGTGCCGTTCTCGATGGGCCCACTGGGCTCGCCGATCGCCCATATCGGTGTGGAACTGTCCGATTCGCCTTATGTGGCGGTGAACATGCGCATCATGACGCGCATGGGCAAGGCCGTCTACGACGTGCTGGGCAGCGAGGGTGATTTCGTTCCCTGCGTGCACTCGGTGGGCGCGCCGCTGGCCACCGGCCAGCAAGACGTGGCCTGGCCATGCAATGCGACCAAGTACATCGTGCACTATCCTGAAACCCGCGAGATCTGGTCCTTCGGTTCGGGCTACGGCGGCAACGCGCTGCTGGGCAAGAAATGCTTCGCGCTGCGCATCGCTTCGAACATGGGTTACCAAGAGGCGCAGCAGGGCGGCACCGGCTGGCTGGCCGAGCACATGCTGATCCTGGGCGTCGAATCGCCGCAAGGCGACAAGCAGTACGTCGCGGCGGCTTTCCCTTCGGCCTGCGGCAAGACCAACTTCGCGATGCTGATTCCTCCCAAGGCCTTCGATGGCTGGAAGGTGACCACCATCGGCGACGACATCGCCTGGATCAAGCCGGGCGCCGACGGCAAGCTGGTCGCGATCAACCCGGAAGCCGGCTATTTCGGCGTCGCCCCGGGCACCAATGAAAAGACCAATCCGAACTGCATGGCCTCGCTGCGCGAGAACGTGATCTTCACCAATGTGGCGCTGACCGACGACGGCGACGTGTGGTGGGAAGGCATGACGAAAGAAGCGCCGGCGCACCTGATCGACTGGCAGGGCAAGGACTGGACCCCGGCCTCCGGCACCAAGGCGGCCCATCCGAACGCGCGCTTCACCGTGGCCGCCACCCAGAACCCGGTGATCGACCAGGCCTGGGACGACCCGGCCGGCGTGCCGATCTCGGCCTTCATTTTCGGTGGCCGCCGCTCGACCACGGTGCCGCTGGTGACCGAGGCGCGCGACTGGGTCGAAGGCGTCTACATGGCGGCCGCCATGGGTTCCGAAACCACCGCCGCCGCCGCCGGCCAGATGGGCGTGGTGCGCCGCGATCCGTTCGCGATGCTGCCGTTCATCGGCTACAACATGAGCGACTACTTCCAGCACTGGCTCGACCTGGGCAAGAAAGTGGCCGCGATCGATCCGGCCGTGCTGCCGAAGATCTTCTGCGTCAACTGGTTCCGCACCGACGACAAGGGCAGCTTCGTGTGGCCGGGCTACGGCGACAATATGCGCGTGCTGAAGTGGATCCTGGACCGTTCGAATGGGGCGACCGGCGGCGTGGAACACCTGTTCGGCACCACGCCGAACTATGCCGACCTGAACTGGGAAGGCGTGGAGTTCAGCGAGCAGCAATTCAACCAGATCACCTCGATCGACAAGGATGCGTGGCGCGAAGAACTCAAGCTGCACACCGAGCTGTTCGAGAAACTGGCTTACCACCTGCCGCAAGAGCTGGTGGCGACGCGCGACAGGCTGGAAAAACAACTGGCCGCCTGACAGGCCGGCCCGGAGTGGGGGAGAGAGCCGTCATCAAGACGGCCTTATAAAAAAGAACAGGGGCAACGCCGGTGGCGTTGCCCCTGTTTTATTCGGGCCGCTGCGCTCGCACATTACTTGTGGCCCGCTGCGGAAAAACGTCGTTCCCGCGCAGGCGGGAACCTAAGTTTGTCAGCGTTGCGC
This portion of the Telluria beijingensis genome encodes:
- a CDS encoding S8 family peptidase; this encodes MKQTHSIRPTVLKMCAALALALGSASAFAAAGDAGAGAPQFIVETDRIIVKYRDSKAAANGAMAKVAALSSDRKSKLDRAGQQFGVVVRESHAISTGAQVFKLDRKRHLKEVQSLAAEMMARDPAIEYAEPDRIMTHMATPTDPRYTDQWHYFEAAGGLRLPTAWDKSTGSGVVVAVIDTGYRPHADLSGQLLAGYDFISTAAIGNDGNGRDSDASDPGDAVVAGECGGGQPTRDQGSSWHGTHVAGTVAARTNNGAGVAGVAYNAKVVPVRVLGKCGGYTSDIADAITWSSGGSVSGVPANANKARVLNLSLGGGGACDSTTQNAINGARSRGAVVVVAAGNDAVNVSNASPANCSGVIAVAATGRTGGRASYSNYGNLVDVAAPGGDGAYGVLSTLNTGTGAPASDSYAAYQGTSMATPHVAGVAALMLALNANLTPDDIESKLKSTARAFPASCSGCGTGIVDATAAVNSASTGGTPATTLAESESNNTIATANLVSSGNTTVNGNMGSTSDTDYFRVDLPAGKTLSAILTPGLGSADYDLYVYNSSGTQLGTSQNGAGAVDSVSSANTGSSTATRYVRVTYYSGGTGATNGKYALKLSW
- a CDS encoding aldo/keto reductase, with amino-acid sequence MQYRRLGNSGIIVSRLCLGAMTFGGAATPPYDKVGGLDLAATERLVGSALDAGINFIDTADVYADGESESLLGQALAGRREQVVLATKFHAPMGKGPNDAGQSRLHLTRALEASLRRLRTDHIDLYQIHNVDELTPMEETLRALDDAVRAGKIRYIGCSNLSSWQTAKALGLSQLHGWSSYVSVQACYSLAVRDVEREILPQVQDANLGLMAWSPLAGGLLSGKFDRAGSSDRDARRIHIDFPPIAPEHGYTVIDAVRRVAARVDATPAQVALAWLLGRPGVTTAIVGARRPAQLQDNLGALELALSGQDLQELDAASSLPAFYPGWVQALTNVHRNGYLAR
- a CDS encoding AraC family transcriptional regulator translates to MLRPPPFMRDRPEPASDPLSDVLALLEVRSGAALRMTAGGPWALRFPAYPYLKFIALLRGDLYVQVEGDAQPYRLEAGDCLLMRSGRPYIAATDPALPAQDGVAHFAALRGDTMMWGDPDGADRMDMIAGRFEFDALQRDLLEQVVPPELHIRADAQAAPALRALLALYGKEANAPDAGARLVTDGLARIALVQALREPGSAQHGWLAALADQKIGAALRLLHGAPERRWSVEALAQEVAMSRSALALRFRQLVGMAPLQYLQAWRMRLARQALRAEDTPVATIAWRLGYASESAFSAAFKRSSGCAPGMYRQKKRATDAARARHPDEAITS
- a CDS encoding recombination-associated protein RdgC — its product is MWFKNLQIYRLPAPWAYTPEQLEKALEPQSFVPATSNELLRQGWDKPRPNGGLVHVVNKQMLIMLGTEKKLLPASVINQVAKAKAAELEEQQGFPPGKKAMKELKERVADELLPRAFTLRSNVWTWIDPVNGWLVVDAASPAKADDIVKMLLKAVDKMPLESLRVQKSPVAVMTGWLEADEAPYGFTIDQDTELRATGESRAAVRYVKHTLEPDDIRRHIAAGKQCTRLAMTWNDRVSFVLTESLAIKGIKPLDVIKEGESPTYNDDERFDNDIMLMTGELAKLLADVVDALGGEAKA
- the dinB gene encoding DNA polymerase IV — protein: MNAPVRKIIHCDCDCFYASVEMRDDPSLRGRPLAVGGRPDQRGVVATCNYEARRYGIHSAMATATAIKLCPDLLVIPPAMEKYRIASRQIMDIYQDYTELVEPLSLDEAYLDVTDSPHCKGSATLIAQEIRRRIFEIVGITASAGVAPNKFVAKIASDWNKPDGLFLVRPDEVDAFVAALPVKKLHGVGKVTAEKMNRLGLQTCADLRTWSMDRLQEHFGSFGARLHDLSRGIDHREVNVSRERKSISTEETYTPDVPDLAACLALLPDLHEHLLGRIKRANAEKFINKLFVKIKFSDFQQTTVECVGYAPHIPTYARLMETGWARASRPVRLLGVGVRLGDTEIVEQLRLFDDVLDESTRS